A stretch of Roseibium porphyridii DNA encodes these proteins:
- a CDS encoding alpha/beta hydrolase: MTATFPRDPFFKHQAACLKAFAIVFLCLGLGACGGRPDLGALALNDAPAPGAEVTDIMIVTTRDKDATPDTYFGGERGQAIGYAEASISVPPDHEPGQIEWPNSFPGDPEKNFVTRKAGYIADKASFTNEINRRLASKPRDEREIFVFIHGYNTRFPEALYRFTQIIHDSEFAGVPVLFTWASRGKVQDYVYDLNSAAIARQALEQTLIQLSNTRAEKITILAHSMGNWLLMETAVQASVSDRRKMTRKIDEVILAAPDIDIDLFKAQLKKLGRPPKPYIVIVSRDDRALRLSRAIAGGKERVGAYSDDKELTELGAVVVDLTELDAQDGSHHSKFAQLAQFQPQLRKTLGQSSLTRSVNRGNAGTVGDDLGNLVGNTIALPVRIIAAPFNYAGGGT, translated from the coding sequence ATGACCGCCACTTTTCCGCGAGATCCGTTCTTCAAGCACCAGGCAGCATGCCTCAAGGCTTTCGCGATTGTTTTTTTGTGTCTCGGTCTCGGTGCCTGCGGCGGACGGCCTGACCTTGGCGCTTTGGCGCTGAACGACGCGCCCGCGCCGGGTGCAGAGGTCACCGACATCATGATCGTCACGACCCGCGACAAGGATGCGACCCCGGACACCTATTTCGGCGGTGAACGCGGACAGGCAATCGGCTATGCCGAAGCCTCCATTTCCGTTCCTCCGGATCATGAGCCGGGACAGATTGAATGGCCAAACAGTTTTCCCGGAGATCCAGAAAAGAACTTTGTAACCCGCAAGGCAGGCTATATCGCTGACAAGGCCTCCTTCACGAACGAGATCAACCGCAGACTTGCCTCAAAACCACGTGACGAACGAGAAATTTTTGTCTTCATTCACGGCTACAATACCCGCTTTCCCGAAGCCCTCTACCGGTTCACGCAGATCATTCATGATTCTGAGTTTGCAGGCGTACCGGTTCTGTTCACATGGGCTTCGCGAGGTAAGGTTCAGGACTATGTCTATGACCTGAACAGCGCTGCGATTGCGCGGCAAGCGCTGGAACAAACACTTATTCAGTTGTCAAACACACGCGCAGAGAAGATCACCATTCTCGCGCACTCCATGGGTAACTGGCTGTTGATGGAAACAGCGGTGCAGGCGTCTGTTAGCGACCGGCGCAAAATGACGCGCAAGATTGACGAGGTCATACTTGCAGCACCCGATATCGACATCGACCTCTTCAAGGCACAACTGAAAAAACTCGGCCGCCCGCCGAAACCATATATCGTCATTGTTTCTCGTGACGACCGGGCCTTGCGCCTTTCACGGGCCATTGCCGGTGGCAAAGAGCGAGTTGGCGCTTATTCCGATGACAAAGAGCTAACCGAACTTGGAGCCGTCGTCGTGGATCTAACGGAATTGGATGCCCAGGACGGGTCGCATCACTCGAAATTCGCTCAGTTGGCCCAGTTTCAACCGCAATTGCGCAAAACCCTCGGACAATCGAGCTTGACCAGGTCGGTAAACCGCGGAAACGCGGGGACGGTTGGCGATGATCTGGGCAATTTGGTGGGCAATACAATTGCGCTGCCCGTGCGCATCATTGCCGCCCCGTTCAATTATGCCGGCGGTGGAACTTGA
- a CDS encoding retropepsin-like aspartic protease family protein gives MGGPKQLRGLIVAVLIVVMGIAVFYAVFGDPTDPANANFDDRGPRVVALSALAFVFIASFIFGQPKVREIIQGTLFWGGLCALLVIGYTFRTDLVQAGYRVLGALSPGLAVSQPDGSLLIVRDAGGHFVLDGRVNGTRTSFLLDTGASAVVLSYQDALRAGFEDRDLSFTVPVSTANGRTLVAPVRIESLTIGDHTLRNIRAFVGRQGNLEASLFGMTALDRLRSWRIEGDRLIMTP, from the coding sequence ATGGGTGGCCCCAAGCAACTGCGCGGCCTCATCGTTGCCGTCCTGATCGTGGTCATGGGCATCGCCGTTTTCTACGCCGTATTCGGTGATCCGACAGACCCGGCCAACGCCAACTTCGATGACAGGGGCCCGCGCGTCGTGGCCTTGTCGGCACTGGCGTTTGTTTTCATCGCCAGCTTCATTTTCGGCCAACCGAAAGTGCGGGAAATCATCCAGGGAACGCTGTTCTGGGGCGGACTTTGCGCTCTTCTTGTGATCGGCTACACGTTTCGTACCGATCTTGTGCAGGCAGGCTACCGGGTTCTGGGTGCCTTGTCGCCGGGTCTTGCTGTCAGCCAACCTGATGGGTCGCTCCTGATTGTGCGCGATGCCGGGGGCCATTTTGTCCTTGATGGCCGTGTCAACGGTACACGGACCAGTTTCCTGCTTGATACCGGCGCCAGCGCAGTTGTTCTGAGCTATCAGGACGCCCTCCGCGCCGGCTTTGAGGATCGGGATCTTTCTTTCACAGTCCCGGTTTCAACGGCCAATGGAAGAACTCTGGTCGCGCCCGTGCGGATCGAAAGCCTAACCATCGGCGATCATACCTTGCGCAATATTCGTGCGTTCGTCGGAAGACAAGGCAATCTCGAAGCAAGCCTTTTTGGAATGACGGCACTGGACCGGCTGAGAAGCTGGCGGATCGAAGGCGACCGCCTGATCATGACCCCTTGA
- a CDS encoding sensor histidine kinase, with amino-acid sequence MGILAPETGDEKVAINQQRAKRRRELARTMNNVRSKLGTPTGLHTTFDLERQHLFADTRINAAYAVPLLALIVAAISVLWVEPVSIGAWFAVVLCTHLLMVVTSHSYERAPSDQKVRSIWRRRFTIGELIYGCSWALFFILPLKNDAGEGFVIFQFAALLIVVAMNTMQAATLPKCLLVSTMPITLVVTISFLQKVDPIHYTLAAMAIGAQGFFLILGNQLLKNANTMLEYRADKDHLIAELETANAMSDEARRRAEAANMAKSRFLATMSHELRTPLNAILGFSEIMKDEVLGEMHNKTYRSYSEDIHGSGQHLLNLINEILDLSRIEAGRHELHEAPLLLDDVVEECGTMMKVRAKAKSISIYHTHEPNLPTVWADERALRQVVLNLLSNALKFTPVGGEVRIMVGPTSEGGQYVSIKDSGPGIPEDEIPTVLEAFGQGSHAIKSAEPGTGLGLSIVQALIGMHDGKFSLKSNPGNGTEVTVTLPRTRIMNYSPEVQWAPRNEKDNDAKSA; translated from the coding sequence ATGGGCATCCTTGCGCCAGAAACCGGCGACGAAAAAGTCGCCATCAACCAGCAGCGAGCGAAACGTCGCCGCGAGCTGGCGCGCACAATGAACAATGTCCGCAGCAAACTGGGCACCCCAACCGGTCTGCACACAACTTTCGACCTTGAACGGCAGCATCTCTTTGCCGATACGCGCATCAATGCCGCCTATGCGGTTCCGCTACTGGCGCTCATCGTTGCCGCGATCTCGGTTCTATGGGTTGAACCGGTCTCGATTGGCGCATGGTTTGCCGTTGTCCTTTGCACCCATCTTTTGATGGTCGTTACCAGCCATTCCTACGAAAGAGCGCCGTCGGACCAGAAGGTGCGCTCTATCTGGCGTCGCCGTTTCACTATCGGCGAACTCATTTATGGCTGTAGCTGGGCTCTTTTCTTTATTCTTCCGCTCAAGAACGATGCCGGCGAAGGCTTCGTCATCTTTCAGTTCGCAGCTCTCTTGATCGTCGTGGCCATGAACACCATGCAGGCCGCAACGCTGCCGAAATGTCTTTTGGTGAGCACCATGCCGATCACGCTGGTGGTCACGATCAGCTTTCTGCAAAAAGTCGATCCAATCCACTATACACTGGCTGCAATGGCCATCGGAGCTCAGGGGTTCTTTCTCATCCTTGGCAACCAGCTCTTGAAAAACGCCAATACGATGCTGGAGTATCGCGCCGACAAGGATCACCTGATTGCGGAACTTGAAACAGCCAATGCGATGTCAGACGAAGCGCGGCGCCGCGCAGAGGCAGCCAACATGGCCAAGTCACGCTTCCTGGCAACGATGAGCCATGAGCTGCGCACACCGCTCAATGCGATCCTAGGATTTTCGGAAATCATGAAGGATGAAGTTCTGGGCGAGATGCACAACAAGACCTATCGGTCCTATTCAGAGGATATTCACGGGTCCGGTCAGCACCTGCTCAACCTGATCAATGAAATTCTGGATCTGTCACGCATCGAAGCCGGACGGCATGAATTGCACGAGGCACCTTTGTTGCTCGACGACGTCGTTGAAGAGTGCGGCACAATGATGAAAGTGCGCGCCAAGGCGAAATCGATCTCGATTTATCATACGCACGAACCAAACCTGCCAACCGTATGGGCAGACGAACGTGCGCTGCGCCAGGTGGTACTCAACCTACTCTCCAATGCCCTTAAATTCACTCCGGTTGGCGGAGAAGTCAGGATCATGGTCGGTCCGACATCAGAGGGCGGTCAATACGTTTCCATCAAGGACAGTGGACCTGGAATTCCTGAAGATGAAATCCCGACCGTTCTGGAGGCATTTGGCCAGGGGTCTCATGCCATCAAGAGTGCTGAACCGGGGACCGGACTTGGATTGTCGATCGTACAAGCGCTTATCGGCATGCATGACGGCAAGTTTTCTCTGAAATCGAACCCTGGAAACGGCACCGAGGTTACCGTCACACTGCCGCGCACCCGCATCATGAACTATTCGCCGGAAGTTCAGTGGGCACCGAGGAACGAAAAGGACAATGACGCCAAGTCGGCCTGA
- the cobT gene encoding nicotinate-nucleotide--dimethylbenzimidazole phosphoribosyltransferase, protein MSLSETALPFDDIRNLVKSMPGPDDEAVRKVKERDAQLTKPAGSLGQLEEIAEWLAAWSGNAPPKVTRPLVAIFATAHGVADEGVSAFPSAVNRQMVENFAAGGAAINQICRAYDVGLKVFDLAVDMPTPSITQEDALDEANCAATMAYGMEALAGGIDLICLGEMGIGNTTVAAAVINGLFGGKAEDWIGRGTGVDDEGLKRKRDAVEKAVARLGGEKDPLEVLRKVGGREIAAMAGLIIAARLQRVPVIVDGFVTTAAAAVVYAMDPDGLDHCLFAHLSAEQAHAKTLEHMGKEALFDFGMRLGEGSGAALAAGIAKAAAEMHSGMATFADAGVSEKSDDEES, encoded by the coding sequence ATGTCCCTTTCCGAGACCGCGCTTCCCTTTGATGACATCCGCAATCTGGTGAAATCCATGCCTGGACCGGATGATGAAGCGGTTCGCAAGGTCAAGGAGCGGGACGCACAACTGACCAAGCCTGCCGGCTCGCTCGGTCAACTTGAAGAGATTGCAGAGTGGCTGGCAGCTTGGTCCGGCAATGCGCCGCCCAAGGTGACGCGTCCTCTTGTGGCGATTTTCGCCACGGCTCATGGTGTTGCCGATGAAGGGGTGTCCGCATTTCCAAGCGCGGTCAACCGGCAAATGGTAGAGAACTTTGCCGCCGGTGGTGCCGCGATCAATCAGATCTGCCGCGCATATGATGTCGGATTGAAAGTGTTTGACCTTGCCGTCGACATGCCAACGCCAAGCATCACACAGGAAGATGCACTCGATGAAGCCAACTGCGCTGCGACCATGGCCTACGGCATGGAAGCGCTTGCCGGCGGTATTGACCTGATTTGTCTTGGTGAAATGGGGATCGGCAACACGACGGTTGCAGCTGCGGTCATCAATGGTCTCTTCGGCGGAAAGGCAGAGGATTGGATCGGGCGCGGCACCGGTGTTGATGATGAAGGCCTGAAGCGCAAACGTGACGCTGTTGAGAAAGCTGTTGCCCGCCTTGGCGGCGAGAAAGACCCGCTGGAAGTCTTGCGCAAAGTCGGTGGTCGGGAGATCGCGGCAATGGCCGGATTGATCATCGCTGCTCGCTTGCAAAGAGTGCCCGTCATCGTCGATGGATTTGTCACGACTGCGGCAGCAGCCGTTGTTTATGCAATGGACCCCGACGGCCTTGATCATTGCCTGTTCGCTCATCTTTCCGCAGAGCAGGCGCATGCCAAGACCCTTGAACACATGGGCAAGGAAGCCCTGTTTGATTTTGGAATGCGGCTTGGTGAAGGCTCGGGCGCAGCGCTTGCTGCCGGTATTGCAAAGGCTGCCGCAGAAATGCATTCCGGCATGGCAACTTTCGCGGATGCTGGCGTTTCGGAAAAATCGGACGACGAAGAAAGCTGA
- a CDS encoding TetR/AcrR family transcriptional regulator — MEHLIEKTSGWRGSRAIWIDAAYHALLEQGIDGVKVMPLADRLKLSRTSFYGHFSDRNELLGALITLWQSKNTGNLIERTEAYAETINEAVFNVFDLWLIPDLFDSRLEFAVRNWAHVDAVLARQLEEADQIRVEALQAMFERYGFDTLYANIRANTVYQTQIGYISMMKDRPSEPFLPRLERMPYYAEIFSGQHVTEAECSRFFARHSSGHHATGAIPA, encoded by the coding sequence ATGGAACACTTGATTGAAAAAACATCCGGCTGGCGCGGCAGCAGGGCGATCTGGATCGATGCTGCTTATCATGCGTTGCTTGAACAGGGGATCGATGGCGTAAAGGTCATGCCTCTTGCTGACCGCCTGAAGTTGTCTCGCACCAGTTTTTACGGTCACTTCTCGGACCGAAATGAGTTGCTGGGCGCATTGATCACGCTTTGGCAATCAAAGAACACCGGCAACCTGATCGAGCGAACAGAAGCCTATGCAGAAACAATCAATGAAGCCGTCTTCAATGTCTTCGATCTTTGGCTGATACCGGATCTTTTCGATTCAAGACTTGAGTTTGCGGTTCGGAACTGGGCTCACGTTGACGCCGTCCTGGCCAGGCAACTTGAGGAAGCTGACCAGATCCGGGTGGAAGCACTTCAAGCCATGTTTGAGCGGTACGGCTTTGACACTCTTTATGCGAACATTCGGGCCAATACCGTTTATCAGACCCAGATCGGCTACATCTCGATGATGAAAGACAGACCGTCCGAGCCGTTTCTACCGCGTCTCGAACGCATGCCTTATTATGCCGAGATTTTCAGCGGACAGCACGTAACCGAAGCAGAGTGTTCTCGTTTTTTCGCAAGGCACTCGTCCGGGCACCATGCGACTGGTGCAATACCAGCCTAA
- a CDS encoding DUF1289 domain-containing protein, which yields MNSPCIKICQIDRNSGLCTGCWRSLDEIAGWSSYSEETRSQIMSGLDSRRVAHETRGGGISGAR from the coding sequence ATGAATTCGCCATGTATAAAAATCTGCCAGATCGACCGAAACAGCGGCCTTTGCACGGGCTGCTGGCGTTCGCTCGACGAAATTGCCGGCTGGTCGAGCTATAGCGAAGAAACCCGCTCCCAGATCATGTCCGGGCTGGATAGCCGCAGGGTCGCACACGAAACGCGTGGTGGCGGCATTTCCGGAGCTCGCTGA
- the dusA gene encoding tRNA dihydrouridine(20/20a) synthase DusA, with amino-acid sequence MNKIKGYDADAAKTDQHRFSVAPMMEWTDRHCRAFHRQLTAHGLLYTEMVTTGAVIHGDRQHLIGFSEIEHPIACQLGGSDPDEMAKAAKIVADFGYDEVNINVGCPSDRVQSGRFGACLMQEPDLVAKCVSAMKDAVDIPVTVKCRLGVDDQDTEKALDDMADKVFAAGADALWVHARKAWLQGLSPKENRDIPPLDYDRVVRLKKRLPERFIGLNGGLETLDQAEPFLENLDGLMFGRAAYHTPQLLGEVDRRLYGSQEGDVSPWDAVRAHMTYLEVQLGKGVKLAHMTRHMLGLFHGRPGARSWRRILTVGAIKPGAGLEVVEKALAAVSPTDYDAEAAE; translated from the coding sequence ATGAATAAAATCAAAGGCTATGATGCGGACGCTGCAAAGACTGATCAGCACCGTTTCTCCGTCGCACCGATGATGGAGTGGACGGACCGGCACTGCCGCGCGTTTCACCGGCAGCTGACGGCGCATGGCTTGCTCTATACTGAAATGGTGACGACTGGTGCCGTGATCCATGGGGACCGGCAGCATCTGATTGGCTTTTCCGAGATTGAACACCCGATTGCCTGCCAACTGGGCGGATCAGATCCGGATGAAATGGCAAAGGCTGCGAAAATTGTGGCCGACTTCGGGTATGACGAGGTCAATATCAATGTCGGTTGTCCATCCGACCGGGTACAGTCCGGCCGCTTCGGCGCTTGCTTGATGCAGGAGCCGGACCTGGTCGCCAAGTGCGTGTCGGCAATGAAAGACGCGGTCGATATACCGGTGACGGTCAAGTGTCGGCTGGGCGTCGATGATCAGGACACTGAGAAAGCCCTGGATGACATGGCTGACAAAGTCTTTGCAGCCGGAGCGGATGCACTCTGGGTGCATGCCCGAAAGGCATGGCTTCAAGGTCTCAGCCCCAAGGAAAACCGGGACATCCCACCGCTCGACTATGACCGTGTCGTCCGTTTGAAGAAGCGATTGCCTGAGCGGTTCATTGGCCTGAACGGCGGTCTTGAAACGCTCGATCAGGCCGAGCCCTTTCTGGAAAACCTTGATGGCTTGATGTTCGGGCGCGCGGCCTATCACACGCCTCAACTCCTCGGCGAGGTCGACCGCAGGCTCTATGGCAGCCAGGAGGGTGATGTTTCACCCTGGGATGCTGTGCGGGCGCATATGACCTATCTTGAAGTCCAGCTTGGCAAGGGTGTCAAACTCGCTCACATGACCCGTCACATGTTGGGGCTTTTTCACGGACGACCAGGCGCACGGTCCTGGCGGCGCATTTTGACTGTCGGGGCGATCAAACCGGGGGCAGGGCTCGAAGTTGTCGAGAAGGCTCTGGCTGCCGTCAGTCCGACGGACTATGACGCCGAGGCTGCCGAATAG
- a CDS encoding Lrp/AsnC family transcriptional regulator — translation MDRIDRRILSILQEDCTVPVAEIGRRVGLSTTPCWRRIQKMEEDGVITGRVALLDPTKVNAKVTAFVAITTSQHSEDWLKKFADVIQEFPEVVEFYRMAGQVDYLLRVAVPDIEAYDAFYKKLIAKIEISDVSTTFAMEQIKNTTALPLAYVAAEKPRADN, via the coding sequence ATTGACCGCATTGACCGCCGTATTCTTTCAATCCTGCAGGAAGATTGCACCGTGCCGGTTGCCGAAATCGGCCGCCGTGTCGGCTTGTCGACCACACCTTGCTGGCGGCGCATCCAGAAGATGGAAGAAGATGGTGTCATCACTGGCCGTGTCGCCTTGCTTGATCCGACGAAAGTCAACGCAAAGGTAACCGCGTTTGTCGCCATAACGACGAGCCAGCATTCTGAGGACTGGCTGAAGAAGTTTGCCGATGTGATCCAGGAGTTTCCGGAAGTCGTGGAATTTTACCGTATGGCCGGGCAGGTGGACTACCTCCTGCGGGTGGCCGTTCCGGACATTGAAGCCTATGACGCTTTTTACAAGAAACTGATTGCCAAGATCGAGATATCGGACGTTTCGACAACGTTCGCGATGGAGCAGATCAAGAATACGACGGCATTGCCTTTGGCCTATGTTGCGGCTGAAAAGCCGCGCGCGGACAATTAG
- a CDS encoding adenosylcobinamide-GDP ribazoletransferase: MSPETDQPADSGAKTGTDKTRDHFNRLTKGFPALMADTAACIRFFSRLPLPKVNAQDDPAAAPDFARISRAAPIAGVAVALPAAGLGMLLGYTALPVLAIAALIVVMLAVTTGALHEDGLSDVADGFFGGSTPQKRLEIMKDSRIGAFGALALVLSVVLKIALLAELWQRFDPADAALLLLGGEAASRAFIVWQWQQHPLARPDGLAARFGKPDKTCVRQAFLFTVPFLLPAAFLLSLPGFLLACLLPAALAFGIGQLADQKIGGVSGDILGAIQQICALGFLLGMLMVP, encoded by the coding sequence ATGAGCCCTGAAACCGACCAACCTGCTGATTCAGGTGCAAAAACCGGAACCGACAAAACCCGGGATCACTTCAATCGGCTCACCAAGGGTTTCCCGGCACTGATGGCTGACACTGCAGCCTGCATTCGATTCTTTTCTCGTTTGCCCCTTCCAAAGGTCAACGCTCAAGACGATCCGGCAGCCGCGCCAGACTTTGCAAGGATCAGTCGGGCTGCGCCCATTGCCGGCGTGGCCGTTGCCTTGCCTGCCGCTGGACTTGGCATGCTTCTGGGCTATACGGCGCTTCCGGTTCTTGCCATTGCGGCTCTGATTGTCGTCATGCTGGCTGTGACGACAGGCGCCCTTCACGAAGATGGTCTCAGCGATGTTGCGGACGGCTTTTTTGGCGGTTCAACCCCTCAAAAGCGGCTGGAAATCATGAAAGACAGTCGCATCGGTGCTTTCGGGGCGTTGGCTCTGGTGCTCTCCGTCGTCTTGAAGATCGCGCTGCTTGCCGAACTTTGGCAGCGCTTCGACCCTGCGGATGCTGCCTTGCTTCTGCTTGGCGGAGAAGCGGCCAGTCGCGCTTTCATTGTCTGGCAGTGGCAACAACACCCCCTCGCCCGTCCAGACGGTCTGGCAGCCCGGTTCGGAAAACCCGACAAAACCTGTGTCCGGCAGGCGTTCTTGTTCACCGTTCCATTCCTGCTGCCCGCAGCCTTCCTGCTCTCGTTACCGGGCTTCCTGCTGGCCTGTCTGCTACCGGCGGCCCTGGCATTTGGCATTGGACAACTCGCAGACCAGAAGATTGGTGGTGTTTCAGGCGATATTCTGGGCGCAATTCAGCAAATTTGTGCACTTGGTTTTTTGCTTGGGATGCTTATGGTGCCCTGA
- a CDS encoding uracil-DNA glycosylase family protein: MSEKKISESLKSIAADIRACRICIENPEKSALPHAPRPVLQVSSSARLCICGQAPGTRVHKSGRPFTDPSGDRLRNWMGIGEDVFYNADRLAIIPMGFCFPGLDAKGGDLPPRNECRKTWHDQLFAAMPQLELVLVIGQYAQAYHLGARRGKTLTDTVSRWQFYFEEPPEQDQPKVLPLPHPSWRNNAWLKKNPWFDKDLVPVLQSEVARLTSH, from the coding sequence TTGTCTGAAAAGAAGATTTCCGAAAGCCTGAAGTCCATTGCGGCCGACATTCGTGCATGCCGTATATGCATTGAAAATCCAGAGAAATCTGCGCTGCCACACGCGCCGCGACCGGTCCTTCAAGTGTCTTCTTCTGCAAGGCTTTGTATTTGCGGTCAGGCTCCTGGAACCAGAGTTCACAAAAGCGGCAGACCTTTCACGGATCCATCGGGAGATCGTCTCAGAAACTGGATGGGGATCGGGGAGGATGTGTTTTATAATGCAGACCGGCTTGCCATCATACCAATGGGATTTTGTTTTCCCGGTCTTGATGCAAAAGGAGGCGACTTACCGCCGCGCAACGAATGCCGGAAAACCTGGCATGATCAGTTGTTTGCAGCGATGCCTCAGCTGGAGCTTGTTCTGGTAATTGGACAATATGCGCAGGCTTACCATCTGGGTGCCCGCCGCGGAAAAACGCTTACTGATACCGTATCCAGATGGCAGTTCTATTTTGAGGAACCACCGGAGCAGGACCAGCCAAAAGTGTTGCCCTTGCCACATCCGTCCTGGCGCAACAACGCGTGGCTCAAGAAAAATCCCTGGTTCGATAAGGATCTGGTGCCAGTTCTGCAAAGCGAAGTCGCACGCCTCACATCCCATTAA